The DNA segment TGCCTTACGATCTATCTCACTGACATTGCCCCATGTAAATGTAACCAGACCATATTTTGGAAGTAACATATTGGCCTCGTATACACGTTTTTTTAATTCTTCTAACATACGCTTTCTCCTTTGCAAACAGATCATAATAATGTCTCTACTGCTGCTCTTTCAATTGCAAGGCCTTTCTTATAGCGCCTGGTAAATGCCTCAAAGCCGGCTGCTTCTTTTGGATCAGGTTGTATCGTTTTGCTCTCCTGACCGGTAAAGACCCTATTCTCAAGAAAAGTATCCAGACTCTCATCTTCTTCTCTATTTATCATATATGAGGCGAGCAGCGCACTTCCCCATGGCCCTCCTTCTCCGGCAGTCTTCAGGACCGAGACCGGTGTGTTCATGGCCGCAGCGAGAATTCGCTGCCCTACTTCTTTTGTCCTGAAGAGTCCGCCGTGTCCGGTCAGCTTATCGACCTTTACTCCTTCTTCTTTAAACAGAATATCTGCTCCAACCTTGAGTGCACCGAGAGCCGTAGACAGATGGACACGCATAAAATTAGCAAGATTTAAGCTATTTTCAGCCGATCTTACAAAGAGCGGACGTCCTTCTGTGAAATCCGTGATATGCTCCCCGGAATAATAATTATAGGCGAGCAGTCCGCCACAGTCAGGGTCGCCTTCTAACGCTTTTCGATAGAGGATCCCATACAGCTCATCCATATCAGGCTTTATGCCAAAACACTCTAAGGTTTCTTTAAATAGTCCCACCCATGCGTTCAGATCCGAAGTACAGTTCTGGCAATGAACCATAGCTACCGGATCACCGGAAGGAGTAGTTACCATATCTAGTTTTGAATATACCTTTGACAGTTCCTTTTCCAGCACAACCATCGCAAAGACAGACGTTCCAGCAGATACATTTCCTGTCCGCTTTGCAACAGAATTGGTCGCCGCCATCCCGGTACCGGCATCTCCTTCCGGAGGGCAAAGGGGAATTCCGCTTTGCAGCATGCCGCTGACATCCAGTAGTTTTGCCCCCTCATCTGTCAGATTTCCGGCGGCTTCACCGGCTGTCAAAACTCTGGGAAGAATCTCGGAAAGCTTCCACGAATATCTTCGGCTCTCATCCAATTGATCAAATTTCTCCACAAGATCGGGACGGAACGTCTTAAGTTCTGAGTCAATTGGAAAAACCCCGGAAGCCTCTCCGATTCCCAAAACTCTCTTTCCCGTCAGCTTCCAATGTATGTACCCCGCAAGGGTTGTCAGATAGTCAATTTTTCCAACATGATCCTCCTGATTTAACATAGCCTGATATAGGTGAGCTACAGACCAGCGCTGTGGTATCTGAAAATGAAAAACTTCCGTCAGCTTGTCCGCAGCCTCGCCAGTGATATTATTTCGCCATGTTCGGAACGGAACCAGAAGTTTTCCATCTTTATCAAAGGCCATATAGCCGTGCATCATGCCGCTGAATCCGATTGCGCCGATTGTCTTAAGAGACATTCCATATCTTTTCTTCACATCACAAGTCATCTGATAATAGCTGTCCTGAAGTCCTTTCCACACATCCTCTATGCGATAAGTCCAGATGCCATCCTCATAGCGATTTTCCCATGTCTGTGAACCGGAAGCAATCAGAGCATAATCCTCACCGATCAGAACTGCTTTTATTCTCGTGGATCCCAATTCAATGCCAAGAACCGTTCGGCCTTCCCTGATCACATCTTTCACTGAATCTTCATGATTTTTTATTTTGCTATTCTCCATTTTCTACCCTCTTCTTTCATTAAACCCGAAATACAATCTACAAACAATAATACCACGTGAAACAATCTTGCACAAGCTCATGAAACAAAAAGGACAGATGCATATACTTTCCTATACACATCTGTCTCTTTTCATATTGACAGCTATAGATTGCACCGATTCTTGTACTGCTCTTTTCCATCCTCTTTCGTATCCTTTGCAGGATGGACAAAATGGTAAAGCTGTTCATATGCCTCCAGTTCATCCTCCGAAGAAGGAGAAGATGGTATCAAACCTGTACAGTCGCTCACGGAGGATACGTAAGAATCGTCCTCTAAATCCTCTAAAAACTCTTGAAACTCTTCTTTCATCTCATCTTTCATAATAGCAGATCCCTCCTTTTCAAAAAAGAATCTGTCATCAGTTTTCCCCGGCTTCCGACTCATTATGCCTTCAAATACTTTCCTTTAATAACCAAAAGGTATGTTTCTGCTGATCATTCACGCAAAAATATATTTTTAATATAACTAAGTGTCACGTCTTCACCTTTTTCGGCGAGCATCGTAAGAAGATATTCCAGTTCCTTCTTTACTTCAGGATGAACAAACCAGAGATGGTCTTTGCTATTCCTGTAATATTCGAGCGGGTCATTTGATGAATAATTATCACCTTTGTACACTCTGGATGCACAGATCCTGTCCATCACCATCTCTGCCACATATTTTTTTGGCATCCTCATGCCTTCGATCACTGTTTTACATCCCGGATCGGCACTATAATCAATCCAATATTCGAAGTGATGTCTGTTACGGCCTTTGTGATGAAGCCATGCCTCGGAAATTCCAGTTTCTTCACGCTCGGCATTGTTCGGACTTCTGTTTCCCTGATAATATCTACATCCTCTGGAAAATTCTGTCCATGAATATTTTGACAAATCATGCATGAAACCCTGTCGGTATAATCCGATTTTAAAGCAGTACCCCATGACGAGAAATCTATGTTTTGTTATTGTCTTAAAATGTTTCCAGATGTGCATGTTCAATGACCACCCTGTTTTTTAGTTTGTCCCGATATTAAAACCATAACCGTCCGGGGCGGAACAGTTATCTTCCTTATCCCGGACACTTCCTGCTCTTTACCCGGCGGATAAAATCCATCTTTCATACTCGTATCGGCGGCAATCTTCCAGACTTCTTTTTCGCTCAGATCAGGAAGAGCCAGTTTTTGCTCACTGCTGCTCATATTCAGAGCAATATAGACCGACTCATCCTTTACATCATCCCTTTTTGTACCATAGGCACCATAATATAGAATGCCCAAAGTTTTGCTGTTATACTCCATCTGAGGAAACCAGGCCTCGTCACCGTGATACGACAGATCCGGATATCCAAGTGACTTATAATCTGTGAGTCTGGGCTCCTCGCTCTGGTGTAAAACAGGATGACTCTTTCGAAATTGAATACAGTTTTTTACAAACTTTCTCATTGCAAGGGTGTCTTTTTTTCGATTCCAATCCTGCCATCCAATTGCATTATCCTGACAATAGGGGTTATTATTGCCGGAGGCCGAATTGCAGTTTTCATCTCCGCCATAGATGAGGGGAGTTCCCTGTGCAGTCATAAGTATAAGCCACGCATTCCTCATCTGCTGTCTCCGAAGTGAACAGATTTTTTTATTCGATGCAGGGCCTTCCATCCCACAGTTCCATGTATAATTCAAATCTGTGCCGTCGCGGTTATTTTCGCCGTTACTTTCGTTGTGTTTCTGTTCGTACATTACCATGTCAGCCATGGTAAAGCCATCATGGTCTGCAAAATAATTGATCTGCCCACAACCGGTGGGATTTCTTCGAAGCTTATACGCTGCAGATTCAGCACACCCGTCATCTCCTTTCAGAAATTTTCTCATAAGATGTTCGAATGAAAGATTGTGCTCAGCCAGATTTTTAAAGGATGGCTTTACATTTTCTCCATAGATCGCTGCTGTGTCAAATCCTGTATAAATCAATTTCGTATCTCTTAAAAGAGGGTCTGCTGCAATATGATTCGCAAGAATGTGATCTCCCATCAGATGAAATCCATCTACTCTAAAGGTTAGTGTCCAATAATGAAGAATATCGAGAACCACCTCCGGCCTGATATCCGGAGTAAAAAAGAATTCAAGGATACATTCCATCTTCTCCTTGTGAAGTGCATCCACGAGATCGGCAAATTGGCTGACCAGATCAGTACGGGTATGACCAGGTAATCCATACAAAGCTTTTGGAGCATAATAAAGAGCCGGACCATATCCCCAGTAATTTCTCTTCATCTGATCCAGGTCGACTGTTTTCCTTTGTTTCTCATCCCGGATATGAAGCAGATCAAAATCTAAAATATCATAAAATTCATAGACCGGCATGAGCTCTAGTGCCGTAATTCCCAATTCTTTCAGGTATGGAATTTTATTTATTACGCCAGAAAAGGTACCTCCATCTTTCGTATTCGAACCGCGGCTCATAGTAAAGCCCCTGACATTGGTCTTATAGATAATAGAATCTTCATATGGAATTCTGGGCGGCTTTGTTGTAAGGACCGGTGTTTTAGGGATGATACACCCCTTTGTCATATCGTGCGGTATAAGATATGGTTTCCCTTGACCGCTCATCTGTGCAATCTCACATGCATAAGGATCCAAAAAGTATTTATGCCCTGACTCATAGCCGTAATACCACTGTCTGGCGTCCAGCGGCTCTATTCTTACAGAACGTATCTCCCCGATTCGTTCTGTAACAGGCAGAGGAACTCTATATACTTCTTTAGGATTCTCTTTTTTAAACAACAAAAGAGAAGCTTCCTCTTCATCAGCAATTTGCACTGTAAAACTGTATCCCTTTCCAACCTTGTGGGCTCCCATCCTTGCAGGATCGCCCGAAGAAATTTTCCATCCGGGATATGTCTTAAGCTTCTTCATGAGCAGCAGTCCTTTCACTTTATAGATTGATATCAAGTTCCACAGGGCAATGGTCAGAGCCCATAATTTCGGTATGTATCTTTGCATCCCCTATTTTGTCTTTCAGACAGTCTGAGACACAAAAGTAATCAATTCTCCATCCTGCATTATGCTCTCTTGCGCGGAACCGGTAAGACCACCAGGAATAAATCCCAGCCTGATCCGGATACAGATAACGATACGTATCCACAAAACCATGTTCCAAAAGGTTGGTGAACTTCTCACGTTCTTCATCCGTGAAACCGGCATTCTTCCTGTTAGTCTTAGGGTTCTTAAGATCAATCTCTTTATGTGCAACATTCAAATCGCCGCAGAAAATCACCGGCTTTGTCTCCTCCAGCTTTTTCAGATA comes from the Blautia liquoris genome and includes:
- a CDS encoding xylulokinase; its protein translation is MENSKIKNHEDSVKDVIREGRTVLGIELGSTRIKAVLIGEDYALIASGSQTWENRYEDGIWTYRIEDVWKGLQDSYYQMTCDVKKRYGMSLKTIGAIGFSGMMHGYMAFDKDGKLLVPFRTWRNNITGEAADKLTEVFHFQIPQRWSVAHLYQAMLNQEDHVGKIDYLTTLAGYIHWKLTGKRVLGIGEASGVFPIDSELKTFRPDLVEKFDQLDESRRYSWKLSEILPRVLTAGEAAGNLTDEGAKLLDVSGMLQSGIPLCPPEGDAGTGMAATNSVAKRTGNVSAGTSVFAMVVLEKELSKVYSKLDMVTTPSGDPVAMVHCQNCTSDLNAWVGLFKETLECFGIKPDMDELYGILYRKALEGDPDCGGLLAYNYYSGEHITDFTEGRPLFVRSAENSLNLANFMRVHLSTALGALKVGADILFKEEGVKVDKLTGHGGLFRTKEVGQRILAAAMNTPVSVLKTAGEGGPWGSALLASYMINREEDESLDTFLENRVFTGQESKTIQPDPKEAAGFEAFTRRYKKGLAIERAAVETLL
- a CDS encoding DUF5662 family protein yields the protein MHIWKHFKTITKHRFLVMGYCFKIGLYRQGFMHDLSKYSWTEFSRGCRYYQGNRSPNNAEREETGISEAWLHHKGRNRHHFEYWIDYSADPGCKTVIEGMRMPKKYVAEMVMDRICASRVYKGDNYSSNDPLEYYRNSKDHLWFVHPEVKKELEYLLTMLAEKGEDVTLSYIKNIFLRE
- a CDS encoding alpha-amylase family glycosyl hydrolase, whose amino-acid sequence is MKKLKTYPGWKISSGDPARMGAHKVGKGYSFTVQIADEEEASLLLFKKENPKEVYRVPLPVTERIGEIRSVRIEPLDARQWYYGYESGHKYFLDPYACEIAQMSGQGKPYLIPHDMTKGCIIPKTPVLTTKPPRIPYEDSIIYKTNVRGFTMSRGSNTKDGGTFSGVINKIPYLKELGITALELMPVYEFYDILDFDLLHIRDEKQRKTVDLDQMKRNYWGYGPALYYAPKALYGLPGHTRTDLVSQFADLVDALHKEKMECILEFFFTPDIRPEVVLDILHYWTLTFRVDGFHLMGDHILANHIAADPLLRDTKLIYTGFDTAAIYGENVKPSFKNLAEHNLSFEHLMRKFLKGDDGCAESAAYKLRRNPTGCGQINYFADHDGFTMADMVMYEQKHNESNGENNRDGTDLNYTWNCGMEGPASNKKICSLRRQQMRNAWLILMTAQGTPLIYGGDENCNSASGNNNPYCQDNAIGWQDWNRKKDTLAMRKFVKNCIQFRKSHPVLHQSEEPRLTDYKSLGYPDLSYHGDEAWFPQMEYNSKTLGILYYGAYGTKRDDVKDESVYIALNMSSSEQKLALPDLSEKEVWKIAADTSMKDGFYPPGKEQEVSGIRKITVPPRTVMVLISGQTKKQGGH